From the genome of Thiovibrio frasassiensis:
TTTTTCTTGTTCATAATCGGGTCCACTCCATCCAGGAAATGGCCTCCAGGGTGCAGAAGCTCGTGCCGGAAGCACGCTTGGCTGTAGCCCATGGTCAGATGCCGGGAAAGGCCCTTGAAGAAATAATGGTCCGCTTTGTCAAGCGGGAGATTGATGTGCTTGTCTGCACCACTATTATTGAGTCCGGCCTTGATATCCCCAACGCCAATACCATAGTCATCACCAGGGCGGACCGGCTCGGCTTGGCGGAAATCTATCAGCTTCGCGGCAGAGTTGGGCGGGGACGGGAGCAGGCCTATGCGTATCTGCTGGTTCCCTCCCTGGACGGGTTGTCCAAGGATGCCCAGCAACGTTTGCGGGCGCTCATGGACTACAACGAGCTGGGCGGCGGTTTCAAGCTGGCAATGAGTGATCTGCAAATCCGGGGCGGAGGCAACATCCTTGGGATCTCGCAAAGTGGCAATATTGCCGCGGTGGGCTATGATCTCTATCTTGAACTGCTGCAGCAGACCGTGCTCGATTTAAAGCGAAAAGGGGCTGGAGTGGAACATCCCCTTGAGCAGATCGAGCCGGAAATCAACCTCAAGATCTCGGCGTTTCTGCCGGAACGGTACATTCCCGCCACGGAACAGCGCTATATCGCCTACCGCCGCCTGACCAACGCGGAGCAGGTCGAAGAGCTGATGGACCTGCGGGATGAATTTGCCGACCGTTACGGGCAACTTCCCCCGGAGGCCATTACTCTGTTTGAGGTGATGGCGCTGAAAACCATGCTCCGGCGTCTGTGGGTCAGCAAGTTGGAGCAAGGGGTGGGGAATCTTGTTTTTTCCTTCCATGAAAAAACCCCGGTGACCCCGGAGAAGATCATGCACCTGCTTGAAAAATACAAGGATCGGGCGCGTTTTACCCCGGAGGGCAGGCTGATTGTCAAAACAGAGGTCGGTCTTTTGCCGGAACAAATCCTTGAGAATGCGCAAAAAATTCTTGCTTTGCTCGTGGGAGATGACATTTGAAAATGACTGTGGTAGAATTTGCCGGCTAAGATGTCTTACAAGATTAAAAACAATATTTTTATACTGTTATGAGTGGATCAGTGAAATTTTCCTTACATGTCTTATGCGCAGCCCTGTCTCTTTTCGGTTTTTTCCATCCCCCTGTCGCCCGGGCGGAAATGGTGGACCGGATCATCGCCATTGTCAACGATGATGTCATTACCTTTTCCGACCTCAATCGGGAAGGGGCGTCCGTCTTTCGGAGGATCACGCAGGAGGCTCCGCCGGAACAGGTTGAGCGGACCTTGCTGAAGGCAAGGGAGGATATTCTTTCCAGCTTGATTGATAAGCTCATTGTTGCCCAGCGGGCCAAGAAGGTTGGGATTTCGGTGGCTGATTCGGAGTTGGACAATTCCATCAGTCGAATCGTCGAACGCAACAAGACCACTCCGGAAAAGTTTTGGCAGCAGATAGTGCTCATGGGCTCGAACGAACATGACTACCGTGAACTCATTAGAAGCCAGATCCTGCAAGAAAGATTGATCGACTACGAAATCCGTTCCCGGGTGGTGGTGAATGAGGAGCGGATACGTGAATATTATGACAAGAATTATGCCCAGAAAATCAAGGAGGATGCCTATCATGTTCTGCAGATGGGGTTCGCCTGGCAGGAAAACACCCCGGCCGCCAAAGCTGATGCCCTGCGGCGGGCTGAAGCATCTCGGCAGCAAGCTCTTGCCGGCCAGGATTTTCGCACACTGGCGCGGCAATCTTCCGATCTGCCTTCGGCCAAGGATGGGGGTGATATCGGGGTTTTTAAGAAATCGGAAATGGCAGACTACATGAGCGCAAGCATTAGCGGTCTGCGGGCGGGACAGATAGGCACCATTCAAGAGACTCCGGGCGGGTATCAGTTTTTTAAGCTTCTTTCCGACCGGGGCGATATAGGCCTTCAGGCTTCCTACGAAGCGGTGAAAGAGCAGATCAGGAAGCAGTTGTATGAGGAAGCGATGAACAGCCAGTTTCAGAAATGGGTCAAAGAGCTTCGCGATCAGGCGTATATTAAAAAGATACTTTAGGCGCTGGGATACGGATAGGCACTGCTGTTAACAGGAGTGTAAGCAGCGGAGCTACCCTTTCAATTCATGGAAACGGTTTAGTCTCGTTTATCCCCATAACCTCTGGAAAAGGGATGTTTCTCATGACCAAGGATTCACTAACTGCTGATGATGCAATTGAGCAGCCGAGGGCTTTATCACGAGCCGATGAAACCCTTGGCAGTTTTCTAAAAAGACATCGACAAAGTCAGGGAAAAGAACTCGAGGAAATCGCGCAAAAGACCCGCATCCATGCCTCAACGCTTCGGGCCATCGAGGAGGACAATCCCAAGGCTTTGCCGGCGGATGTCTTTACCCGGGGTTTTGTGAAAAATTATGCGCAGTATCTTGGCCTTGATCCAAACGAGGCATTGGCTTGGTATATCGAGCAGAACGATGGGGAGGCCAGGCCTACGGGAAAAATTAATGTTCAGGAGGTTCTCGCCGGCGAAGCCATGGCCGAGGAGCGGACCTTCCCCTTTGGGCGCCTCATCGGGTTTTTCATTGTCGTGGGCGCACTTTTCTTTGCCGTATATCTGGTCTTAAATTTTTTAGATTCGACCGCCCCTCCAGTCAGTGTTTCCATGCACGAGGCTACTCCTCCTCCCTTGGTGGAACCCCCTTCGCCGCTGTCCGTACCCTTGCCCGCTGAGTCCGGTGCTGATCCCTCCCTCGGTATGGTGGCAACTGAGCAGGGTGGTTTGCCTGTGACGCAGGGTGGAGTTGAGGTGGCTGCGCCTCCCGTTTCCGGTCCTGGAAAAACAGGGCCAGACATAAAGGCGGCTGTATCCGTGCCCGAAAAGGCTGGGCCGGAGATACAAGCCCAGAAGGTGGAGACTCCGCAGGAGCCAGGGGCCCAAAGCAAGACAGTTGATGGTAAGCCTGTGATTCTGCCGCGGGCCACCAAAGAAAAACCGGTCCAGGTCCCGGCGCCTCAGGAGGTGGTCAAGCCTGCTCCGGTATCGGCAGTTTCCCCCCCGCCTTCCACGGTAAAAGCTCCGGGGATGAATTATGTTCTGGAGGCGAAATTTACCCAGGAGACCTGGCTCTCCGTGCAGGTGGACAAAGAAAAGAAGAAGTCCGGCGTATATAAGCCTGGAGACCATTTGGTCTGGCAGGCAGAAAAAAAGATTTCCCTTTTTGTCGGGAACGCCGGGGGGATCATCCTTACCCTGAACGGGAAAAAGGTCCCTCCCCTTGGCAAGGTAATGGAAAGTACCCGGGTTTCCTTTCCGGCTGAATAGGTATAGCGAGAGCAGATGTCCTTGCGGCAAAGCCTGGGGATTGTACTCCAGGTTAAAGATTATGGTGATTCCGACAAGATTGTCACCCTTTATACCCTGGAACACGGCAAAATTGTGTTGATCGCCAAAGGCGCCAAGCGCAGTAAGATCCGTTTTGTCAACAAGCTTGAGCTTTTTTCCCTCCTCTCCGTCCTCTTTGCCCCAAATCGTCACAGTTCGCTGATGCGCCTGGATCAGGCCGAGTTGCTGGATTCCTTCCCCCGGCTGCGAGAGAACTATGCGCTGTACGCCGCAGCCTCCCTGCTGTGTGAGCTTGTCCTGCACTGGACCAGGGAGCATGATAGTGATGCAGAGCTTTTTCGTTTACTTGGCTGGGGTATCGAGGGACTGGCTTTGGCAGAAGGGGCGGTGCACCGGAGGATTATTTTTTTTCACGTCAAGATGCTGGAGATCCTTGGCTATCGGCCTGACCTGACTGGGTGTCTTGATTGCGGTCTTTTGGGCGGTCCCGGGATATTGTATCGTTTCAGCTCCTTACGCAACGGTTTGGTGTGCAGCCGTTGCCAACCCCAGGCTACAGGCAATAACTCTTCACCCCTTTCCATCCAGACCATCCAGCTGTTGCGTAAGGTGCAGGATATGGAGCAAGACAAACTGGCGCGGCTCCATTTTTCCCCGGCGGCCCTCAGGGAGGCCATCGATTTGTTGAAACGGCATGACAACCATCTCTTGCAGCGTGAAGTGCAGTCCTGGAATTTCTTGGGCTGATAGGTTATTCAGCCTTGATTTTCTGAAGGACCCAGGCCATGTTGCGTCCCAGGTCGCGCATGGTTTTCATGCCTTCCTCGTCCTTGGTCACCTCGCCCGGCTCCCTGCCAATGCCGATGTTCCAGTAAGAGGAGCCCACCACGATCATTTGGCCGATCAGGAAAAAGGCGTTGAGGGAATTGAATACCTGATAGGCCCCGGCCCGACGGGCCGCAACCACTCCGGCCCCGGCTTTGCGCTTGAACAGATCGCCGTTGGCCCGGGAAACCATGCCGCACCGTTCGATCAGGGCTTTCATCCCCGCGGAAACATCGGCGAAGTAGGTGGGGGAGCCGAGAAGGATGCCATCGGCTGCGATCATCTTCTCAAGACAATCATTGATGATGTCATTTCCCACGGCGCAGCGATTGTCCTTGTTCTTGAAACACTGATAGCAGGCGATGCAGCCTGAAATCGGCTGGCCTGATAACTCCACCAGCTCTGTGTCGATTCCCTGTATGGACAATTCGTTCAGGGCGGTATTCAGCAATGTTGCGGTATTTCCACCCTTGCGGGCGCTTCCGCTAAAAGCGACGACTTTCATGGTATGCTCCTCGGACGTTATGCTGCGTTTAGGGGGTACCATGATAGTGTAATCGAGATTGAAAAAGAGAGGAAATGATTTTGAAAAAAACCAGTCGGGGAAGAGCCCCGACCGGTTTCAATAAGACAAGGTTACTTCCAGCAGTAGGATATTTCTGTCTCACTCTGCCAGCTGTCCCAGAGATAGGCCTCCTCCCGTTGTTGGGCAATGGTCCGGAAGGCATAGCGAACCTGCTCCTCAAAGAAGCTGCAGTAGGGGCTTGGCGCATTGATGTCGCCGGACACCTTGTAGATCTCAGCCGGGCAAGGAGCCCCGCAGAAATGCCGGATGGCGCATCCTGCGCAGGGGAGAATCTTTTCCACCTTCCGGTTCGTCACCTCTTGAAAGGGCTTGCTGGCCAGAATATCAACAGGGTCATCACGGAAGATGTTTCCGCCGGAGAACTCGTTCATGCCGATGAATTCACTGCACGGCACGACCTCGCCGTCAGCGGAAACGGCAAAAAAGCAACGGCCGCCGCCGCAGGGAGAGATGTCGCACATCAACCTGCGTCCGGTCGGGCCGATAACTCCCGCCAGGACATTGGCGAAGTTGGCGATGACAAGTTTTCTCCCGGTTTGTTCAAAAAGCTTAAAGGAGTGGTCCAGCGCCTTGAAAAAAGCCTCGGCCAGGACATGGTTGTCCGGTTTCAGGTCCATGCCGCCTTGGCGGGTGCAGCGCACCGGATTGAGCATGACAACCCGTACCCCAAGGTCGTGGTAGAAGTCCACCATTTCGGTCAGGGTGTGCACGTTTGCTTGCGTAACCGTGGTTATGACATTGAGGGCAGGATAATCGACGAGTTTTTTGATCACCGAAACAACGGTGTCGAAGTATCCGTTGCCCTGCCAGTTTTTCCTGGTGCTGTTGGCGATCTCTGCCGTGGGGGCATCCAGGGAAAGACCGATGCCGACCCCGTGATCTCTTAAAAAGCTGATTGCGCTATCATCGAGCAGGGTGGCATTGGTCTGGATGCCGAAATGGAACTCGTCTTTATATTTGGCAATTGCGGCAAACACGGCATCTCTTGCAACCATGGGCTCGCTGCCGTGAAAGATAAGCTGCGGCTTTACCCCCTCCGGCAAAACCTTCCGGAAGTGTTGCAGTAAACGCTCAAGAGCGAGCATCAGCTTTTCCTCTCCCATGTCGATGCCGTTTTTACGCATCTCTTCCGGGAGGTAGCAGTAGCTGCAGTTCAGGTTGCAGCGTTCGGTGGGATTCACATACGCGGCGGAGAGCTTCAAGCCCGAGCGCAGGTGGTCCATTTCCGTGTGGAATTCCGACTCACGGGCCATGAAATCGTGGGCCATGGAGCCGGCCAAGGCCTGGGGCAGGTCATCCCTGTCAACCAGAGCCCAGTATGCCGTGTCCGCCTCGACAACCGCAACTCGGTCGGGATCGCCGATCTCCAGCACGGAAAAATTCGGGCCATGGCCGGTGTTGGCGAAAATGGTTGCTGCTGTCTGTGTGTCTGCGTGTTTCATTACTTGCCGTTCGCCTCTGGTTTTGTTTCCGCAGTGGGGGCGAGGAGGATGTAATGGGAAAGTCCGGTCCCCTGGCCGATTAGATTGCAGCGTCGACGGTACGAGATAATCTCTTTCTGTGTTTTCATGGTGTTCTCCTTTTTTATTGTTGAACTGTGAGCATAAAAAAACCCGGAGAAACCCCCATGGGAGCTTCTCCGGGTTCTGTTTCCATAGGAATACCCAGACGAACAGCATAATACATACAGCAAAAACATTCGCATCAGGTCTTCTGGCTTTCGGATCGTCTGCTGGCCTGCGGCCTTCCCCCCAAGTAGAGCCTCTGGGAGTGACCGGGAAATTCCCTGTGCTGACCAGCATCCCCGATTACAGCGGCGGGACCGCCACGGATTTACACCGTGTTCCGGGATGATGCAATGTTCACTATTTTTTTCTATAAACCATTTTTGCCCGGTGGTTGTCAAGTGTGGCAGTGGATAATTTTGAAATAGAGAGGGGCAACCAATTTGCGGCTAATATGGTTTGGACATTAGGCCCACGGAGAAGAAATGGTTTCTCGGTATGTTTTTTCGGGGATTGGTTGGCGTTAAATCGGGCCAAGATCGTAAGCCGTCCTTGACTGTGACCCCAAAGTTGGTTATTTTTCCATGTTCAAGCGAGAGTGGCGGAATTGGTAGACGCACTGGTCTTAGGAACCAGCGCCTTTGGTATGGGGGTTCGACTCCCCCCTCTCGCACCATAAGAAAACAGCTCTGACGTCAAGGTCGGAGTGTCGGTAGATATTTTATTCATCCCGTGAGGAGGAACCCGCGAAGATGTTCCTGCACTGGATGACTGTGTTGTCGAAAATGTTTGAAACAAGGAAGGTGTTGCATGCAGATCAATGTTGAAGACGTGAGTGCGCTTACCAAAAAAATGACCATAACTCTGCCGGAAGCGCAGGTTGCCCAGGAACTTGAGTCCACCTATAGAAAACTGAACTCAGAAGTCTCATTGAAAGGGTTCCGTAAGGGCAAAATACCCCGGCAAGTGCTGGAAAAAAATTATGGACCGAAGGTTGAGTATGACGTGGCTGAAAAGTTGATTCAGGAATCATATTTTGATGCCCTGGAGAAAAGCAAGATCGATGCGGTTGTCCACCCTGACATCCGTGAACAGAAGTTTGCCGAGAATGGTACTTTTGTTTACATCGCAGAGGTTGATGTCCGGCCCCAGTTCGAACTGGGCGAGTATAAGGGGCTCGAGATCGAGCAGGCCGCCCTTGAGGTGACCGACGAGGAGATAGCCCAGGAGCTTGAGGCCCTGCAGAAGCAGATGGCTCCCCTGCAAAGCGTTGAAGACCGAGCCATTGAGCTGGGGCATCTGGCTGTGGTTGATTTCCAGGGCTACCACAACGGCAATCCCATCAAGCAGGTGGTTGGCGAAAATTATTCCGTTGATGTCGGTTCCGGTCAGTATGGCAAGGAGTTTGAAGAGAAGCTTCTTGGCTTGAAAAAAGGCGAGGAAGCTTCGCAGGAAATAGATTTTCCGGCAAATTTTGCCAATCCGATTCTGGCCAGCAAGAAGGTAGAGTTTAAAATCAATGTCAAGGATGTGAAGGAGCGGGTGCTCCCTCCCCTTGATGACGAATTTGCCAAGGAGGTCGGGGAGGAATTTGCCACCCTTGAGGCGCTCAAGGGTCATATTCGGGAGAAGAAGCTGCTTGCCAAGAAGGATGCCCAGCGGGGCGATCTTACCGACAAGTTGATGAAGGCGCTGATCGAAGCCCATGAATTTGAGATTCCGCCTCGGCTGGTGGCCTATGAAATCGAGTCAATGATTAAAGAACTGGAAAGCAACCTGGAGCGGCAGGGGATGACCCTGGAAGCCGCCGGGTTCAACCGGGATGCCTTGGTCGAACAGTATAAGCTTGCGGCGCAGTCACGGGTCAAGGGTGATTTCCTTTTGAAAAAGGTCGCGGAAAAGGAAGGGCTTAAGCTGGAAAATGAAGACATCGATAAAGGGTTTCAGCGCATCTCCGAGCAGTACAACATGCCGGTCAGCGAAGTGAAGAAATATTTTTCCAGCAGGGATGACCTGCTCCCCTTCATGGCAGAGCTGTTGAACGAAAAAATATTGAGTTTCCTGCTTGATGCAGCCAAGATGAAAATCGTCCCGGCTGCTGCCTAGGGTGTGAGCGATCCACTAACTTCTAGAAGGAGCATGTTTATGAATCTCGTCCCCATGGTTGTTGAACAGAGTCCCCGCGGTGAGCGGGCCTATGATATCTATTCCCGGCTCTTGAAAGAGCGGATCATTTTTTTGGGTTCGGCCATAAATGACGAGATAGCCAATATAATCATCGCCCAGATACTTTTTCTTGAGGCCGATGATCCGGACAAGGATATTACTTTTTATATCAACTCCCCCGGTGGCGTTGTGACGGCCGGTATGGCTATCTATGACACAATGCACTACGTGAAATGTGACATCGCTACCCTGTGCATGGGGCAGGCGGCAAGCATGGGCGCGGTACTCCTTGCCGCAGGCACCGAGGGAAAACGGTATGCCTTGCCGAATGCGCGGATTATGCTGCACCAACCCATGGGTGGTTTTCAGGGGCAGGCCTCCGATATTGACATCCACGCCAAGGAGATCTTGCGGATGCGGCAGTCCCTGAACACCATTCTGGCGCATCATACCAAGCAAAAGCTCAAGAAGATTCAGGTTGATACAGACCGGGATTTTTTCATGGGAGCCGAGGAAGCCAAGGCCTATGGCGTAATTGACAAGGTGCTGCTGAAACGGGCAAATCCTGAAGAGGAGAATAGTCATGGCAAAAGATCATAACGGAGAAGTAGAAGTCACCTGTTCCTTTTGCGGCAAAAGTCAGGAGGAGGTCAAGAAGCTGATCGCCGGGCCGACGGTGTATATCTGCAACGAATGCATTGATCTGTGCAATGAGATCGTCAGTGAGGATCGCCAGCAGGCCTTGGAGTCTCAGTTGGAGGCGTCGACCCTTAAGCCTTATGACATCAAGGCCCATCTTGACGAGTATGTTATCGGGC
Proteins encoded in this window:
- a CDS encoding SurA N-terminal domain-containing protein, with translation MKFSLHVLCAALSLFGFFHPPVARAEMVDRIIAIVNDDVITFSDLNREGASVFRRITQEAPPEQVERTLLKAREDILSSLIDKLIVAQRAKKVGISVADSELDNSISRIVERNKTTPEKFWQQIVLMGSNEHDYRELIRSQILQERLIDYEIRSRVVVNEERIREYYDKNYAQKIKEDAYHVLQMGFAWQENTPAAKADALRRAEASRQQALAGQDFRTLARQSSDLPSAKDGGDIGVFKKSEMADYMSASISGLRAGQIGTIQETPGGYQFFKLLSDRGDIGLQASYEAVKEQIRKQLYEEAMNSQFQKWVKELRDQAYIKKIL
- a CDS encoding helix-turn-helix domain-containing protein, producing the protein MTKDSLTADDAIEQPRALSRADETLGSFLKRHRQSQGKELEEIAQKTRIHASTLRAIEEDNPKALPADVFTRGFVKNYAQYLGLDPNEALAWYIEQNDGEARPTGKINVQEVLAGEAMAEERTFPFGRLIGFFIVVGALFFAVYLVLNFLDSTAPPVSVSMHEATPPPLVEPPSPLSVPLPAESGADPSLGMVATEQGGLPVTQGGVEVAAPPVSGPGKTGPDIKAAVSVPEKAGPEIQAQKVETPQEPGAQSKTVDGKPVILPRATKEKPVQVPAPQEVVKPAPVSAVSPPPSTVKAPGMNYVLEAKFTQETWLSVQVDKEKKKSGVYKPGDHLVWQAEKKISLFVGNAGGIILTLNGKKVPPLGKVMESTRVSFPAE
- the recO gene encoding DNA repair protein RecO, with the protein product MSLRQSLGIVLQVKDYGDSDKIVTLYTLEHGKIVLIAKGAKRSKIRFVNKLELFSLLSVLFAPNRHSSLMRLDQAELLDSFPRLRENYALYAAASLLCELVLHWTREHDSDAELFRLLGWGIEGLALAEGAVHRRIIFFHVKMLEILGYRPDLTGCLDCGLLGGPGILYRFSSLRNGLVCSRCQPQATGNNSSPLSIQTIQLLRKVQDMEQDKLARLHFSPAALREAIDLLKRHDNHLLQREVQSWNFLG
- a CDS encoding flavodoxin family protein is translated as MKVVAFSGSARKGGNTATLLNTALNELSIQGIDTELVELSGQPISGCIACYQCFKNKDNRCAVGNDIINDCLEKMIAADGILLGSPTYFADVSAGMKALIERCGMVSRANGDLFKRKAGAGVVAARRAGAYQVFNSLNAFFLIGQMIVVGSSYWNIGIGREPGEVTKDEEGMKTMRDLGRNMAWVLQKIKAE
- the cbpB gene encoding peptide-modifying radical SAM enzyme CbpB codes for the protein MKHADTQTAATIFANTGHGPNFSVLEIGDPDRVAVVEADTAYWALVDRDDLPQALAGSMAHDFMARESEFHTEMDHLRSGLKLSAAYVNPTERCNLNCSYCYLPEEMRKNGIDMGEEKLMLALERLLQHFRKVLPEGVKPQLIFHGSEPMVARDAVFAAIAKYKDEFHFGIQTNATLLDDSAISFLRDHGVGIGLSLDAPTAEIANSTRKNWQGNGYFDTVVSVIKKLVDYPALNVITTVTQANVHTLTEMVDFYHDLGVRVVMLNPVRCTRQGGMDLKPDNHVLAEAFFKALDHSFKLFEQTGRKLVIANFANVLAGVIGPTGRRLMCDISPCGGGRCFFAVSADGEVVPCSEFIGMNEFSGGNIFRDDPVDILASKPFQEVTNRKVEKILPCAGCAIRHFCGAPCPAEIYKVSGDINAPSPYCSFFEEQVRYAFRTIAQQREEAYLWDSWQSETEISYCWK
- the tig gene encoding trigger factor, which codes for MQINVEDVSALTKKMTITLPEAQVAQELESTYRKLNSEVSLKGFRKGKIPRQVLEKNYGPKVEYDVAEKLIQESYFDALEKSKIDAVVHPDIREQKFAENGTFVYIAEVDVRPQFELGEYKGLEIEQAALEVTDEEIAQELEALQKQMAPLQSVEDRAIELGHLAVVDFQGYHNGNPIKQVVGENYSVDVGSGQYGKEFEEKLLGLKKGEEASQEIDFPANFANPILASKKVEFKINVKDVKERVLPPLDDEFAKEVGEEFATLEALKGHIREKKLLAKKDAQRGDLTDKLMKALIEAHEFEIPPRLVAYEIESMIKELESNLERQGMTLEAAGFNRDALVEQYKLAAQSRVKGDFLLKKVAEKEGLKLENEDIDKGFQRISEQYNMPVSEVKKYFSSRDDLLPFMAELLNEKILSFLLDAAKMKIVPAAA
- the clpP gene encoding ATP-dependent Clp endopeptidase proteolytic subunit ClpP, with the translated sequence MNLVPMVVEQSPRGERAYDIYSRLLKERIIFLGSAINDEIANIIIAQILFLEADDPDKDITFYINSPGGVVTAGMAIYDTMHYVKCDIATLCMGQAASMGAVLLAAGTEGKRYALPNARIMLHQPMGGFQGQASDIDIHAKEILRMRQSLNTILAHHTKQKLKKIQVDTDRDFFMGAEEAKAYGVIDKVLLKRANPEEENSHGKRS